From Saccharothrix espanaensis DSM 44229, the proteins below share one genomic window:
- a CDS encoding bifunctional riboflavin kinase/FAD synthetase yields MQRWRGLDHLPGGWGRCVVTIGVFDGVHRGHQALVGRAVELAAEKGVPSVLMTFDPHPSEVVRPGSHPAQLTSLRRRSELVEQLGVDVFCVVPFTVEVSRMTAAEFVHEILVDRLHVASVVVGQNFTFGSKAAGNVDLLRALGQRFGFGTEGADLVTDDGVTYSSTYIRACIDAGDVKAAAQALGRPHRLEGIVVRGDGRGKELGFPTANLSTTRFAAVPADGVYACWFIHSSGRRLRAAVSVGTNPTFSGRERRVEAFVLDVDEDFYGQRVALDFVERLRAMERYDTVDELLDQMHKDVAQTRVILPETAA; encoded by the coding sequence GTGCAACGGTGGCGAGGGTTGGACCACCTGCCCGGCGGGTGGGGTCGGTGTGTCGTGACGATCGGCGTGTTCGACGGGGTGCACCGGGGCCACCAGGCGCTGGTCGGGCGGGCCGTCGAGCTCGCCGCCGAGAAGGGTGTGCCGTCCGTCCTGATGACGTTCGACCCGCACCCCTCCGAGGTCGTGCGACCCGGCAGCCACCCCGCCCAGCTGACCAGTCTCCGGCGCCGCTCCGAGCTCGTCGAGCAGCTCGGCGTCGACGTGTTCTGCGTGGTCCCGTTCACCGTCGAGGTGTCGCGGATGACCGCGGCCGAGTTCGTGCACGAGATCCTGGTCGACCGGCTGCATGTCGCGTCCGTCGTCGTCGGCCAGAACTTCACGTTCGGCAGCAAGGCCGCCGGCAACGTCGACCTGTTGCGCGCGCTGGGCCAGCGCTTCGGGTTCGGGACGGAGGGGGCGGATCTGGTGACCGACGACGGGGTCACGTACTCCTCCACCTACATCCGGGCGTGCATCGACGCCGGTGACGTGAAGGCCGCCGCCCAGGCGCTGGGCCGGCCGCACCGGCTGGAGGGGATCGTGGTGCGCGGCGACGGGCGGGGCAAGGAGCTCGGGTTCCCGACCGCGAACCTGTCCACCACCCGCTTCGCCGCCGTGCCCGCCGACGGCGTCTACGCCTGCTGGTTCATCCACTCCAGCGGGCGCCGGCTGCGCGCCGCGGTCTCGGTCGGCACGAACCCGACGTTCTCCGGCCGGGAGCGCCGGGTGGAGGCGTTCGTGCTCGACGTGGACGAGGACTTCTACGGCCAGCGGGTCGCGCTGGACTTCGTGGAACGCCTGCGCGCCATGGAGCGGTACGACACCGTCGACGAGCTGTTGGACCAGATGCACAAGGACGTCGCGCAAACCCGGGTCATCCTCCCGGAGACCGCCGCGTGA